CAATACTTCTATAGGTCTTCCTTTTATTCGTACATCACCGGATCATGGGACGGCATTTGATATTGCCGGTAAGGGAATTGCCGATGCTAGGAGTATGAAAGCAGCAATTCTGTTAGCAGCTGAGTTGGTATCCCAGAGGCGAAAAGTAAAGCTGTAATCGCAGTATACGCAATAGCGCCAAAAAATTATGAAAATGCTTGTGGATGCCATTTTAGTTGTTACTGGACCAGAGTACAAAGCTGTTTGCAAAGGATTAAATCGGCTTGCAGTTCCCACACCGCCTGTTTTTCCGATTCCTATGGGTTCTTCAGCATTAACCAAACATTTAGAACAATGGTTGGAAGCTGAACATCTTTCTCATCATCCGCAACCGAGAGTTTTGTTGATGGGGTTATGTGGAAGTTTGTCAAGTAAATATAGTGTTGGTAAAGCTGTACTGTATCGAAGTTGCGTTTATCCTGGTACAGACGAAAAGAAAAGTGCTGCTGAACTTTTGTGCGATCGCGAGTTAACAAAGATAGTCCAAAACCAATTACAAGATAGAGTTTTTACGGGTGTTGGTTTGACGAGCGATCGCCTGATTTATTCTGCCAGTGAAAAACTTCAATTAGGTCAAACATATCATGCTGACGTTGTAGACATGGAGGGATTTGCAGCATTAGAATTTTTGAGTCAGCGAGGAATTGCTGTAGCAATGTTGCGAGTCATCAGCGACGATGCACATCACAATATTCCTAACCTCACCAATGCATTTCACTCTGATGGTTCTTTGCAGGCATTTCCTTTAGCAATGGAACTCCTTAGACAACCAATTGCTGCAAGTCGTCTTGTTTCTGGTTCTCTGAGGGGATTACGTATTTTAGAGGATTTAACAACTTTTTTGTTTAACACGGTAGATATTTGACGTTTGTTTTAAACTCAAATTACGTCGTCAATTCGACAGAGCGCTTAATAATGACACAAATCACATTTAAAGTTCAAGCTTTTTGGGATAAAGATGCACAAGTCTGGGTTGCAACGAGTGAAGACGTGCCAGGATTAGTCACTGAAGCTTCTACAATTGAGGTTCTTACACAAAAGCTTCGAGATATGATTCCAGAACTCATCATTATAAACAGAATTGTACCTTCTGACTATGCGGGTTCTATCACTTTTGAGTTAATCAGTCATCGGCAAGAGTTAATTTCGGTAACTAACTAAATGAGTGCGTCATTTACTGCTGAGTTGAAAAAGATTCTTTCTGAAGCTGGTTGTTACTTTGAACGGCAAGGTAAAGGAGACCATGAAATCTGGTACAGTCCAATTACAGATCGTCGATTTGTGGTAGATAGTTCTATCAAGTCACGCCATACAGCCAACGCTGTTTTGAAACAAGCTGGGCTGTCTAAAGCCTTTTAACGAGTCAATACTTCTAATATGACATCACCATCAGCAGTTGCTCTTTCGATGTGGACTCCTCTGCGTCAGCCAGTCTTTCGTGCCTTGTGGGTAGCATCAGCAGTGTCAAGCATTGGAACTTGGATGCACGATGTCGGCGCATCATGGTTAATGACAACTCTTGCCCCCAATTCACCGTTGTTAGTGGCGCTGATGCAGGCGGCGTCTAGCTTACCATTTTTTTTGCTGGCGTTACCAGCAGGAGCACTTGCTGATGTTGTTGATCGTCGCAAGATGCTGCTGTGGACACAGGGTTGGATGTTAGTCGTAGCTGCTTTGTTGGGTGTGCTGACAATAGCTCACATAACAACTCCGTGGATACTCTTAGGGTTAACCTTTGCTCTGAGTATCGGTAGTTCGATGAATATGCCTGTTTGGCAAGCTGTAACGCCCGAACTCGTAACGAAAGAAGAACTGCCGCAAGCTGTCACTCTCAGTGGTATTGTTGTTAATTTATCTCGCTCAATTGGTCCAGCCGTAGCAGGGATTGTCATCGCCACAGCAGGAACGGGTGTTGTTTTCCTGCTAAACGCTGCTTCGTTTGTCAGTGTGATATTTGTGATTTCTCGCTGGAAACGTACGGATGAAAAGAGTGCTTTACCCACAGAACGGTTTGTGGGAGCTATGCAAGCAGGGGTACGTTACATCCGTTACGCCCCAGTCTTTCAATCTGTACTGATTAGGACAGTAGCCTACATTTTCTTTGCTAGCGCTTTGTTTGCCCTACTACCACTGCTGGGGCGTAAAGAGTTGGGGCTGGATGCGTTTGGATATGGTGTCGTTCTTGGCTTTTGGGGTATTGGTGGCTTAATAGGAGCGTTTATTTTACCCAAAGCACGAGAGAAATTTTCAATCGACAGCCTGGTGGCGATCGCATCCTTAGTGATGGCTGCGATGATGCTGGCACTAGCATATTTCCGGATTGTACCACTGGTGTGGGTAGTGATGCTACTGGTGGGCATTTCGTCCCTGTGCGTGATGGTTAGTCTGACTGTCACAGCCCAAACATCAGTTCCAAGCTGGGTGCGTGCTAGAGCTTTATCTGTACAATTGCTTGTGTTCCAAGGAAGTATGGTGTTGGGCAGTCTTTTGTGGGGTACTTTGGCTCAACATACAAGTATCTCGACTGCCCTTACCAGTGCTGCTGTAGGATTAATTGTGTGTGTCCTGCTGACAAGGCGTTATCGTCTTCGCTGTGCTGAAAAATTGGACTTACAAGCGTCGCTGCATTGGGATCAGCCACGCATTGCTTTTGAACCTTGCCCAAATGATGGCCCTGTTTTAATTACTTTAGAATATCGCATTGACCCAGCAAACGCTGAAGAGTTTACCAAGGTGATGCAAGCATTTAGCCAAATTCGCCGGCGTGATGGTGCGATTCAATGGGGCTTGTATCAAGATTTATCTGATCCTAGTCGCTTTGTGGAAACAATCCTTGTAGAGTCTTGGGCAGAACACAAAAGGCAATTTGCGCGGGTGACGAATACAGATAGAGTGATTGAGGAACGAGTCCGTGCTTTTCACATTGGTGATGAACCGCCCAAGGTTTTACAGATGATTTATTCAAACCCCAACAGGCGTCCATGTTAGGC
This portion of the Brasilonema sennae CENA114 genome encodes:
- a CDS encoding DUF1902 domain-containing protein, whose translation is MTQITFKVQAFWDKDAQVWVATSEDVPGLVTEASTIEVLTQKLRDMIPELIIINRIVPSDYAGSITFELISHRQELISVTN
- a CDS encoding MFS transporter, which gives rise to MTSPSAVALSMWTPLRQPVFRALWVASAVSSIGTWMHDVGASWLMTTLAPNSPLLVALMQAASSLPFFLLALPAGALADVVDRRKMLLWTQGWMLVVAALLGVLTIAHITTPWILLGLTFALSIGSSMNMPVWQAVTPELVTKEELPQAVTLSGIVVNLSRSIGPAVAGIVIATAGTGVVFLLNAASFVSVIFVISRWKRTDEKSALPTERFVGAMQAGVRYIRYAPVFQSVLIRTVAYIFFASALFALLPLLGRKELGLDAFGYGVVLGFWGIGGLIGAFILPKAREKFSIDSLVAIASLVMAAMMLALAYFRIVPLVWVVMLLVGISSLCVMVSLTVTAQTSVPSWVRARALSVQLLVFQGSMVLGSLLWGTLAQHTSISTALTSAAVGLIVCVLLTRRYRLRCAEKLDLQASLHWDQPRIAFEPCPNDGPVLITLEYRIDPANAEEFTKVMQAFSQIRRRDGAIQWGLYQDLSDPSRFVETILVESWAEHKRQFARVTNTDRVIEERVRAFHIGDEPPKVLQMIYSNPNRRPC
- a CDS encoding type II toxin-antitoxin system HicA family toxin, encoding MSASFTAELKKILSEAGCYFERQGKGDHEIWYSPITDRRFVVDSSIKSRHTANAVLKQAGLSKAF
- a CDS encoding phosphorylase; amino-acid sequence: MKMLVDAILVVTGPEYKAVCKGLNRLAVPTPPVFPIPMGSSALTKHLEQWLEAEHLSHHPQPRVLLMGLCGSLSSKYSVGKAVLYRSCVYPGTDEKKSAAELLCDRELTKIVQNQLQDRVFTGVGLTSDRLIYSASEKLQLGQTYHADVVDMEGFAALEFLSQRGIAVAMLRVISDDAHHNIPNLTNAFHSDGSLQAFPLAMELLRQPIAASRLVSGSLRGLRILEDLTTFLFNTVDI